The genomic stretch TTAGAATATGTTGTATTCGGACATATTGGAAACTGCCACTTACATGCAAATATTTTCTGCCGAAATGACGAAGAATATGCTTTTGCAAGAAAGCTTTATGATGAAAGTATAGATTTAGCTTTGAGTTTTGGTGGTACTGTTTCGGCTGAACACGGAATCGGCAAACTTAAGAAGCCCTATCTTATCAAGATGCTCGGACAAAATGCTATTGATGAAATGATTGAAGTTAAAAAAGTTTTTGATGACAAATTGCTTCTAAATATCGGTACTATGTTTGATTTACAGACTTTGTAAATTCACAATAAATTAATTCCTGATTGAATATGACTGGCTATACTGAAATAATTTTATCATTCACTCTGAGCGGAGTGGAAGTTTGTAGAAAAACTTCCACCCCGCATAGAATGAATCAACTTTGTTGAGAAATAGGTTCAATCGTTCTAACTAAAAATTAAACGACTTAATTTTTCACAATTACTTCTTATCGTCATCAACTACAGTATATTCAGCTTCTTCAACTGTATCTTCCTTAGCGGCTTCCGCTCCGGCTGTTTGCTCTGCACCGGGCTGAGCACCTGCTGCTGCATCTGCATTCTGATACATACGTGTCGAAGCGTCGCTCCAGATTTTATTCAGCTCATCCATAGCACTTCGGATATCTCCACCATCTTCTTTGACTGCTGCTGCAAGTTTGTCTTTGGCAGCTGTGATATTTTTCTTATCTTCTTCAGTAAGTTTATCGCCTAATTCATTCAATTGTTTTTCAGTTGAATAAACTAAAGCATCAGCCTGATTGCGCATATCAATTTCTTCACGACGTTTTTTATCTTCATCTGAATGTTTCTGAGCATCATTCTTCATTTTTTCAATTTCCTCTTTTGAAATACCGCTTGATGCTTCAATGCGAATATTTTGCTCTTTGCCACTTGCCTTGTCTTTAGCTGTTACTCCCAATATACCATTAGCATCAATATCAAAAACAACTTCAACTTGTGGAATGCCACGTGGAGCAGGTGGAATACCATCTAAATGGAATCTTCCGAGTGAGCGGTTATCGCGCGCCATTGGTCTTTCTCCCTGCAGAATGTGTACTTCTACACTTGTCTGATTATCAGTTGCTGTAGAGAATATTTCGCTCTTACGCGTTGGTATGGTTGTATTTGCCTGAATCATTGGTGTCATAACACCACCGAGAGTCTCAATACCTAAGCTAAGCGGGGTTACATCAAGAAGAAGGATGTCCTGTACGTCACCGGCAAGTACGCCGCCTTGTATTGCAGCTCCGACAGCAACAACTTCATCAGCATTAACTCCACGAGAAGGTTCTTTACCGAAAAAGCTCTTCACTAATTCCTGAATTTTGGGAATGCGTGTTGAACCGCCAACCAAAATTACTTCATCAATTTGGCTTGGAGTTAGCTTTGCATCTTTCATTGCCAATTCACAAGGTTTTAGAGAATTCTCGAATAAATCAGCACAGAGATTTTCAAATTTTGCTCTTGTGATGTTCACATTAAAGTGTTTTGGACCATCTTGTGTTGCAGTGATAAATGGTAAGCTGACATCTGTCTGAAGCATCTGTGAAAGCTCAATTTTTGCTTTTTCTGCTGCTTCACGTAGTCTCTGGAGAGCCATTGGATCTTTTCTTAAGTCAATACCTTCCTGACGTTTAAATTCGTCGGCAAGAAAGTCAATCAATTTCTGATCGAAGTTATCACCACCAAGATGTGTATCACCATTTGTTGATTTTACTTCAAATACACCGTCGCCGATTTCGAGAATAGAAATATCAAATGTACCACCACCAAGGTCATAAACGGCAACTGTCATATTTTTGCCTTTCTTGTCCAAACCATAAGCAAGTGCAGCAGCAGTTGGCTCATTTATGATACGCTTAACAGTCAAACCGGCAATTTCGCCGGCATCTTTTGTTGCTTGACGCTGTGCATCATTAAAGTAGGCAGGAACTGTAATTACAGCTTCTGTAATTTTCTGACCAAGATAATCTTCAGCTGTTTGCTTCATTTTCTGAAGAACCATAGCTGATATTTCAGGTGCAGAATATTTCTTACCGTCAATATCGACACGAATAGTATTTCCGTCATCGCTTGCAACTACTTTGAAAGGTACCATTTTAGCCTCTTCAGTAGCTTCATTCAGGCGTCTGCCCATAAATCTTTTGATTGAATAAACAGTATTGTGAGGATTTGTAACTGCCTGACGCTTTGCAGCCTGACCTACAAGTCTTTCACCATTTTTTGTAAAACCAATCATAGATGGGGTTGTGCGACCACCTTCGCTGTTAGCAATAACGATAGGGCTCGAACCCTCCATAACAGCGACACATGAATTTGTAGTTCCTAAGTCAATTCCAATAATTTTACCCATTTCAGAAAACTCCTTTATTATTTAAAAAATTATTATATTTATTGTCATTTTGTCATATTGCGACATTGTGTCATTAAATACCTACTCATTTTGACATTTTGTCGCAACGCTTTGCAAAATAAATTATAATTATATACATTACGAATTGCGTGCCAAAAAATATGGAAAGCCCAATTTCTTAAAATAAATAATAACCACCATATGTTTACAAATTTGCATTTGTTACGTTTTGTCATTATGTTGATTTTCAATACAAAAAGGTTTTAATTAAAATGAAAAAATTGCTGTTTTTTTATATACTTTTTAATGTATCTGTTTGTTATGCTGAAGATTACATCTTTGTGGATAAGGAGCGTTGGAAAACTTTTCATCATGATTTTACTATTACTGAAAAAGTTAGCGCCTGGTACTTACCATTTAAAACAGCGGATAGAAAAGATTTAAAATCTATTTCTGTTATCAGTACTTTCGGGTCTGCAAGGAACTCTTTCCGTAAAGGTCATTATCATACAGGACTTGATTTAATGCCCAAAAAACATAAAGAGCCGGTTGAT from Ignavibacteriota bacterium encodes the following:
- the dnaK gene encoding molecular chaperone DnaK — encoded protein: MGKIIGIDLGTTNSCVAVMEGSSPIVIANSEGGRTTPSMIGFTKNGERLVGQAAKRQAVTNPHNTVYSIKRFMGRRLNEATEEAKMVPFKVVASDDGNTIRVDIDGKKYSAPEISAMVLQKMKQTAEDYLGQKITEAVITVPAYFNDAQRQATKDAGEIAGLTVKRIINEPTAAALAYGLDKKGKNMTVAVYDLGGGTFDISILEIGDGVFEVKSTNGDTHLGGDNFDQKLIDFLADEFKRQEGIDLRKDPMALQRLREAAEKAKIELSQMLQTDVSLPFITATQDGPKHFNVNITRAKFENLCADLFENSLKPCELAMKDAKLTPSQIDEVILVGGSTRIPKIQELVKSFFGKEPSRGVNADEVVAVGAAIQGGVLAGDVQDILLLDVTPLSLGIETLGGVMTPMIQANTTIPTRKSEIFSTATDNQTSVEVHILQGERPMARDNRSLGRFHLDGIPPAPRGIPQVEVVFDIDANGILGVTAKDKASGKEQNIRIEASSGISKEEIEKMKNDAQKHSDEDKKRREEIDMRNQADALVYSTEKQLNELGDKLTEEDKKNITAAKDKLAAAVKEDGGDIRSAMDELNKIWSDASTRMYQNADAAAGAQPGAEQTAGAEAAKEDTVEEAEYTVVDDDKK